The Nostoc sp. 'Lobaria pulmonaria (5183) cyanobiont' genome window below encodes:
- a CDS encoding TMEM165/GDT1 family protein — translation MKLDSVPLEISGISQTEIELELEDSNDFNLTPAIASSVQPVIADSPQKQQSALVIFGTTFVTIFLAEIGDKTQLSTLLMSAQSHSPWVVFIGSAAALITTSLLGVLLGSWIANRLSPKTVEKSAGVMLLVISLMLFWDVFIGH, via the coding sequence GTGAAACTTGACTCTGTACCTTTGGAGATTTCTGGCATATCTCAGACTGAGATCGAGCTAGAACTGGAAGACAGCAATGATTTTAACTTAACTCCCGCGATCGCTTCGTCAGTTCAGCCTGTAATTGCCGATAGTCCTCAAAAGCAGCAATCAGCGTTAGTAATTTTTGGTACGACTTTTGTAACTATTTTTCTAGCAGAAATTGGAGATAAAACTCAGCTATCCACTCTGTTAATGAGCGCACAATCTCATTCGCCGTGGGTGGTATTTATTGGATCTGCGGCGGCGCTAATAACTACCAGCTTATTAGGTGTGCTTTTAGGTAGTTGGATAGCCAATCGACTCAGCCCAAAAACTGTAGAAAAATCAGCCGGCGTAATGCTGTTGGTAATTTCTCTAATGCTATTTTGGGATGTATTTATTGGTCATTAG
- a CDS encoding TMEM165/GDT1 family protein: MDWHLLGLSFITVFLSELGDKSQLAAIALSGRSNSPRAVFFGAAGALLLTSLLGSLAGGAVAELLPTRVLKAIAAVGFAILAARLLLFNNEPSVDSEQTP, encoded by the coding sequence ATGGATTGGCATCTTTTAGGACTGAGCTTTATTACGGTTTTTTTATCAGAATTGGGTGACAAAAGTCAGCTAGCGGCGATCGCACTTTCAGGACGTTCTAATTCTCCACGTGCAGTATTTTTTGGTGCAGCAGGCGCATTGCTGTTGACAAGCCTGTTGGGATCGTTAGCAGGGGGTGCAGTAGCCGAATTATTACCTACACGTGTTTTAAAAGCGATCGCGGCTGTCGGATTTGCCATTCTTGCTGCACGCCTGCTGTTATTTAACAATGAACCATCGGTAGATTCTGAACAAACACCTTAG